The sequence TCATCTAAATTAGCTTCCATCTTCTCCATATCGGTGCACATATAAGCAGAGATATAACCTCTGTCAAACTGCATACCTTCCACAAGATCCAGCTCTGTCTTCATGGTCTTTGATTCTTCAATGGTAATAACGCCGTTGTTGGAAACCTTCTCCATAGCGTCAGCTACCATCTCGCCGACCTCATCATCTGATGCGGAAATAGCTGCTACTTTTGCGATGGATGCCTTGCCTTTGATCGGCTCACTCATCTTTGCAATCGCTTCTACTGCTGCTTCAGTCGCTTTTTTCATACCCTTTCTTAAAACGATTGGGTTTGCACCTGCTGCCAGATTCTTCATTCCTTCATTAATCATAGCCTGAGCTAAAACGGTAGCTGTGGTAGTACCGTCTCCTGCTACGTCATTGGTCTTAGTTGCAACTTCTTTAACAAGCTGAGCGCCCATATTCTCAAAAGCATCTTCCAGCTCAATTTCCTTTGCAATGGTAACGCCGTCATTTGTAATGAGCGGTGATCCAAAAGATTTATCCAGTACAACATTTCTGCCCTTAGGCCCTAAAGTTACACGAACAGTATCTGCTAACTGATTCACTCCAGATTCAAGTGCTTTTCTGGCATCTACGCCATATTTAATCTGCTTTGCCATGATTCATTCCTCCAGTTTTCTGTTAAAATAAATATACGTACTATCTAAAACCTTACGAAGCGGTATCGCCTTCTTGATTATTCAATCACTGCTAATATGTCATTCTGTTTAACGATCACATATTTCTCGCTCTCTTCTTCGGTCTCTATCTCTGTTCCTGAATACTTGGAGAAGATTACTTTATCGCCCACTTTAACCTGCATGGTAACTTCCTTGCCGTCTACCAGACCGCCAGGTCCTACTGCGATGACTTCCGCCTGCTGCGGCTTCTCTTTTGCCTGACCCGGCAGAACAATACCGGACTTTGTTGTCTCCTCTGCAACCAATGGTTTTAACACAACTTTGTCAAATAATGGTACTAATTTCATTGCAATTCCTCCTCATAACTTTCTGCTTATTATTTCTTTCTTTGGCCATCCGAAAGAAGTTTTATTTTATTCACATACTAAGTTATATCACTCATTATTAGCACTGTCAATAGTTGAGTGCTAACTTTATATTTTTTTTACATTTTTACCATATTTGTACGATTTTCTCCTTTACTTACATAGTTTATAGAAATTTTCTTATTATATACCTTTATTTTTTTGGATGAACGTATTACAATAACTAAGAGAATGAAGCGCCTTACAAGCGCACCATTATGCCCATCAAGCATAAGCCGTGACAAGGAAGCACCTTGCAGGCATACCTCTATGCCCAGAATACATGGACGGTAATAAGGAAAGGAGTGTTTCAAATGGCAAAAAAGGGTAATGGGTTTGGAAAATTCGTGGCACTGGCCACTGTGGCCGGCGTTGTTGCTGCCGGCATCTCTTACTTTACGAAATACAAATCCTTCCACAAAGAACTGGAAGAAAATTTTCACGACTTTGAGGATGAGGGAAATGACGACATTTCCAAAATTGACAGCACGATGAACCGCAACTATGTTTCTTTGCATGCCAATAAGGATGAATTTAAGGTTGCCACTGACCATATGGCAGATGCTGCCAAGGATGCGGTAAGTGCAGCAAGAAACTTAGTAAAGGATGCAGCGAGCATTGTTTCTGATACGGCAAAGGAAGCGGCTTCAGCCGTGGCATTTACCGCAAAGGACATGTTTGACTCTGCAAAAGAACAGACAGATGAGTTTTTAGACGACGAAGAGTTTACGGAAGATGGCGGTTTGGATTACGCTGCCGGAGCCGCAGACCAACTGGCAGAAAAAGCCAAAGAGACTGCAGATACGATAAAAGAAACAGCAGAAACTGCTGCCGAAGCAGTAAAAGATGCGGCAAAGGATGGGATTGATGCGGCAAAAGAAGCGGCGAAGTCCACCGGAGCAGCGATGAAAGAACTGGCCGATGAAACTACTACCATTGTGGAAGAAGAGATGGATTAATCATAAAAGCTACTGGAAAGCCTGCGCTCTCCAGTGGCTTTTTTTCATCTGATTCATCCTCCGGATCCTTTTACATCATCTTAAAAACTGCGGATCACCATTTCATTCAAACGCTTCAATATTTCGCAGGCCAGCCGTACGCCATTCTGATAATCCTCATAAGAAGAAATTCCATAATGGGTATGAGCATACCGTATCTCTCCTAAAGTGAAGGCCACTCACGCCCAACAGGCTAAAACCCATAAAAAAAACACCGGAAAGCTTACGCTCTCCAGTGCCATTTATACAGGTTATTTTTCATACAGAAATTCTTCCGGCAGATTCACCTTAAAATCAACCGCCAGGTCACGGAAGTTTTGAGGTGTGATGGTCTGAAGCTTATCCGTACGGATGGAAAGCACCTTAACAAGGATTTCTGCAGACTTTTCTACTGTATGCAGAAGACCAAAGGTCAGGTCAAAGTCCTCTCCGGAAGCGAATAAGCCGTGATGAGCCCATACAGCCACATCGTACTTCTTCATCAGCTCACTGGTTGCCACTGCAATGTCTCGTCCGCCTGGCACCATCCAGCCAACCACACCTACGCCGTCCGGGAAAACCACCGGACATTCTGTTGCCATCTCCCATAATTCCCGGGTGAAGACTTTATCCTCTAAGGGAAGAACAAAGGTAAGGGCAATTACATTGGCAGGATGGGCATGGTAAATCACCCTGTGTTTACCGGATGTAGCCTCTTTTTTTACTTCATGGTTCATAAGATGGGAAGGCAGCTCGCTGGTGGGACGCCCGCCGTTTACTAATCCCCAGCGGATTCTGTAATTCTCACCGCTTTCATCCACCTCAATGATACAGGTATTGGCTTCCGGATCCAGGATTACGTTGCGGAAATACTTCCCGCTTCCCGTCACCATGAAATACTCTCCTGCCAAACCCTTTACACAGGTTCCGATGGGCTGCCAGGGATTCTTATCCGTAAAGCCCTCTTTCACTGATTCTACCTCTGACTCCTTGATGCGGTAGCTTAAATTGCCGCCGTTTCTCTCATGCCAGTTCTGACGAAAGCCGTCGTCACATAAGCGGATAAAGCCTTTTACAAATTCAGCAACTAAAATATTCATATTCTTTTTCTCCTTATTTCCGGTTAAGCAGCACTTCTTTTTCATAGCTGCGTATTTCTTCAAACCAGTCTTCCTTTGCCGGAACTCCGTTTATCTCACAGAAATAATTCCATACATCGCCCACAGGATATAGCTTAAGCTCCTCCTGAAGCATCATCTGCTCCGTAAACTCTCGTTCCTTCTGTAACAAGGCAAGCGTTTCATTCGGAAGAAGAAGGGCATTTAACAACGCCTTCTGCATGTTGCGCATTCCCACGATCCAGGCGCTTAAGCGGTTGATGCTTGCATCAAAGAAGTCAAGGGCTAAAAGAACGCGGTCAGCTCCACCCCGGATGATTTCCTTTGCAATCTCTTTTGTCTCATCGTCAAACAACACCACATGGTCGCTGTCCCACCGCACCGGCCTTGTCACATGAAGGGCCACCTTGTCAAAGAACAGGAGCATGGAGGATATCTTATCGGAAACCACCTCCGTGGGATGATAATGGCCGCTGTCCAGCAGGCATAGGATATCGTTCTTGGAAGCGTAATTCATATAAAATTCATGGGAACCAACCGTACAGCTTTCCACACCGATTCCAAACACCTTGGATTCCACGGCTACAAATACCTTGGTTTTATCGTAATCCATGGAAAGGATCTGGTCAAGAGAATCTTTTAACCGTGCCCTTGGGGAGGTACGGTCCGCCGGAATATCCTTAAAACCGTCAGGAATCCAGATGTTCATGGTACATGGAGTTCCCTGCTCTTTGGCAAAATATTCAGAAATACGGATGCACGCCTTTACGTGCCTGATCCAGAAGCTGCGTATTTCCTCGTCTTCACTGGACAAGGTGGCATTCTCTGCCTTTGGATGGGAAAACAGGGTGGGATTAAAATCAATGCCAATCCCTCTTTCCTTTGCAAATTCTGCCCATCTTGCAAAATGCTTCGGTTCCAGCTGATCACGGTCCGCCCATTCTCCCTTTTCAAATACGGCATAGCTTGCATGAAGGTTAATCCTGTGTTTTCCAGGAATCAGGCTCAGCGCTTTGCCCATATCATTCATCAGCTCCTGAGGATTTCTGGCCCGTCCCGGGTAATTGCCAGTCGTCTGAATGCCGCCTGAGAGCCCGCCGGCTCCGTCAAATCCTATTACGTCATCCCCCTGCCAGCAGTGCATGGAGATAGGAATCTTATTCAGTGCCTCCAGCGCCTCATCTGTATTAACACCAACGGCCTTGTATGCTTCCTTTGCTGCTTCATATCTTTCTTTTATTGTCATGGCTCTCTTCTCCTTTTCTTAATTTCTGCCCGGGCTTTTAAGGCCGGGGCTTCCTATGATAACGTTCAGTCTAAATGAAATACAGGCTTTAAGCCGATAGAAACCGGGCTGTTATCCGGGTTGGTCTTCATAATGTCAGCCATATAATCCCACCATTTTCGGTTGATGGGTGTATCCGCCGTTTCTGCCCATTTATCTTCATCCTCGATCTCAATATATCCGTAGAGGACATTGGTTTCCTCATCTAAGAAAATAGAGTAATTATGTCCCCCGTGCCGGCTGATCATGTCCTTCATTTCCGGCCAGAGCAAATTGTGTCTTTTCTCGTATTCTTCGGCCATTCCTTTATTTAAGTACATTTTAAAAGATTTTCTTATCATGAATTTCCTCCATTCTGCGCCAACTAATTCCCTGGCTTATACTCCTTTACGGCAAAGGACCGGTATACTGCCTCCCTTGCCTGTTTTAAGCTGTCAAATTCTCCGGCAGCCAGCATTTGGGCCAAAAGATTTCCGATGGCAGTGGCTTCTCCCGGTCCGGCATAAACGGTCCGACCTGTCCGGTCTGCCGTCAGTCGGTTCAAATACTCCGCATTGGAGCCCCCTCCTACCACATGGATAGCCGGATAGATCCTTCCGGTGATGGATTCCAGTTCCTTTACCGTATTTCCATAGCAGGCTGCAAGGCTGTTGTATATGACTGCCGCGATCTGTCCCGGAGTCTTTGGCACCTCCAGCCCAGACCTTCCACAGAAATCCTGCACCTCCATGATCATGCTCTCCGGAGACAGAAATACAGAATCATTGCAGTCCACAATGGAATGGATCACTTCCTCAGAGGCCATCTGGCAAAGCTCTGCAAAGGAGTAAGCCTCTCCCTTTTCTTTCAGCTCCTTTTTCACAGACTGGATCATCCAAAGTCCCATGATGTTTTTCAAATACCGGAAGCGGTGATCATAGCCGCCCTCATTGGTAAAATTTGCTTCCATGCTTTCCATAGTACAATTCGCCTTAGGAAGCTCCGTTCCCATCAGAGACCAGGTTCCTGAGCTGATGTAAAGGAGACCGTCCATGGAATCCTTTCCGTCCGGATCCAGGGGAACCGCCATGACGGCAGCGCCGGTATCATGGGTTGCCGGAAGGACTACCTGACAGTTAAACCCTACTTCCTCTTCAATGGCCTTTGCCAATGGTCCCACTGATGTTCCTGGCATGGAAAGCTCCCCAAACAGCCTTTCAGGCAGGCCCAGCTTCCGGATCAGTTCATAATCCCAGGTTCCGGTTTCCCCATTGACCAGCTGGGTGGTTGTTGCATTGGTATACTCCTGCTTTTTCACCCCTGTCAGCAGATAGTGGAAATAGTCCGGAATCATAAGTAAGGATTCCCCTTTCTCCAGATATTCCGGATTTTCTTCCCTGACTGCCATGAGCTGATAAATGGTATTAAAGATCTGCTTCTGTATTCCGGTTCTTCCATATAAATCTTTTAAGGAAATGATCTCATATAATTTTTCATCCATTCCCTTAGTTCTGTCATCCCGGTATCCAACCGCATTACCTAGGATCCGGCTCTCTCCATCCAAGAGGACAAAATCCACAGCCCATGTATCGATCCCCATGGCAGCCGGGATCTTACCAAGCTTCCTGCATTGCTTCATGCCCTCTTTAATTTCATGAAATAAGGCTTCCACATCCCAGCACAAATGTCCATCCTTTTGCTTCATGCCATTGTCAAACCGGTAAATCTCCTGAAGGACCAGTTTTCCCTCCTTTACGGTCCCAAGAATATGGCGGCCGCTGGATGCGCCAATGTCCACGGCAAGATAATACTTCTCCATGTAAACCACTCTCCCTTTATTTTCTTCTTCCCCGCCCACGCTTTCCGGGCAGGGCCCCCCCGCTTTACCGGGTGTAAAGGTATATCCGCAGGGTATGCCTACTTTCCTGTCCGTTCTTTCGGGCATAAAGATATGCCTGCAGGATTTTTCTACTTTAATCATAACGGATTTCTACAAAAAAAATAAGGACGCTGTTTGTTTTAAACTGCGTCCTTATTTGCATATCCTTCTAAAAGCTTGTATTTATTACGTTTTATTAATCATATTTTATTGAATTTGAATGTTGCCCCAATTAATCCTCCGGTCTGTGTGAATAAAGCTGCGCTTACAATTATCAACAAAGCCGTCAAAGTCCAGTTTCCGTCCTGGTTCCAGTAGTTTTCATATAATTCATTCAAAAGACTAAAAACAGCTGTCATACTTCTCATGGGTTAACAGTTAAAGACACACCCGGTTTCTGCCTTCTTTTTTAGCTTGATACAAGAGACGGTCAGCGCTTTCAAGGAAGCCTTCCAGTTGTTCGCGTTGATATGGGATGGCGGAGATCGCACTAATACTGGCAGTTATCCTTGTAATTCCATCCGAATTATTCCTTGGTACTTCCATAGCCTCGATAGTTGAACGTATTTTCTCCGCAATTAATGATAATTTTTCCAGACTGGTTTCTGGTACGAGAACAGCGAATTCTTCGCCACCCCAACGGCACGGTAAGACAGTGGCCTGGTTTAATGATTTTTTCAAAACCCCTGCAACAGATTTTAGCATAATATCGCCTTGCCTATGGCCATATGTATCATTATAATTCTTAAAGTTGTCCAAATCCATCAGCAGCAGCCCGATGGTAGTCTTTTTCCGCAAGGCCCGTTGCCATTCATATTCCATATGATAATCAAACTTACGGCGGTTCGCAAGGCCCGTCAACGCGTCATAAAAACTAAGTTTTTCGATGGTAAGCAGTTGTTCTACGATTTTAATATGGATTTTCACGCGTGCACTCACCAAAACTTTATTAAAAGGCTTCCGTACATAATCGACCGCACCTAAACAT is a genomic window of Lacrimispora sphenoides containing:
- the rhaM gene encoding L-rhamnose mutarotase, with amino-acid sequence MIRKSFKMYLNKGMAEEYEKRHNLLWPEMKDMISRHGGHNYSIFLDEETNVLYGYIEIEDEDKWAETADTPINRKWWDYMADIMKTNPDNSPVSIGLKPVFHLD
- a CDS encoding co-chaperone GroES yields the protein MKLVPLFDKVVLKPLVAEETTKSGIVLPGQAKEKPQQAEVIAVGPGGLVDGKEVTMQVKVGDKVIFSKYSGTEIETEEESEKYVIVKQNDILAVIE
- a CDS encoding GGDEF domain-containing response regulator codes for the protein MEGETIYKILIVEDGELSQKVLVDTLQGTYNVRVVSTGKETMQMVKQFRPHLILLDIILPDTNGFVVLKELKGTQSTQNIPIIVITGLDNDKDEEKALCLGAVDYVRKPFNKVLVSARVKIHIKIVEQLLTIEKLSFYDALTGLANRRKFDYHMEYEWQRALRKKTTIGLLLMDLDNFKNYNDTYGHRQGDIMLKSVAGVLKKSLNQATVLPCRWGGEEFAVLVPETSLEKLSLIAEKIRSTIEAMEVPRNNSDGITRITASISAISAIPYQREQLEGFLESADRLLYQAKKEGRNRVCL
- the rhaB gene encoding rhamnulokinase, yielding MEKYYLAVDIGASSGRHILGTVKEGKLVLQEIYRFDNGMKQKDGHLCWDVEALFHEIKEGMKQCRKLGKIPAAMGIDTWAVDFVLLDGESRILGNAVGYRDDRTKGMDEKLYEIISLKDLYGRTGIQKQIFNTIYQLMAVREENPEYLEKGESLLMIPDYFHYLLTGVKKQEYTNATTTQLVNGETGTWDYELIRKLGLPERLFGELSMPGTSVGPLAKAIEEEVGFNCQVVLPATHDTGAAVMAVPLDPDGKDSMDGLLYISSGTWSLMGTELPKANCTMESMEANFTNEGGYDHRFRYLKNIMGLWMIQSVKKELKEKGEAYSFAELCQMASEEVIHSIVDCNDSVFLSPESMIMEVQDFCGRSGLEVPKTPGQIAAVIYNSLAACYGNTVKELESITGRIYPAIHVVGGGSNAEYLNRLTADRTGRTVYAGPGEATAIGNLLAQMLAAGEFDSLKQAREAVYRSFAVKEYKPGN
- the rhaD gene encoding rhamnulose-1-phosphate aldolase; the protein is MNILVAEFVKGFIRLCDDGFRQNWHERNGGNLSYRIKESEVESVKEGFTDKNPWQPIGTCVKGLAGEYFMVTGSGKYFRNVILDPEANTCIIEVDESGENYRIRWGLVNGGRPTSELPSHLMNHEVKKEATSGKHRVIYHAHPANVIALTFVLPLEDKVFTRELWEMATECPVVFPDGVGVVGWMVPGGRDIAVATSELMKKYDVAVWAHHGLFASGEDFDLTFGLLHTVEKSAEILVKVLSIRTDKLQTITPQNFRDLAVDFKVNLPEEFLYEK
- a CDS encoding L-rhamnose isomerase gives rise to the protein MTIKERYEAAKEAYKAVGVNTDEALEALNKIPISMHCWQGDDVIGFDGAGGLSGGIQTTGNYPGRARNPQELMNDMGKALSLIPGKHRINLHASYAVFEKGEWADRDQLEPKHFARWAEFAKERGIGIDFNPTLFSHPKAENATLSSEDEEIRSFWIRHVKACIRISEYFAKEQGTPCTMNIWIPDGFKDIPADRTSPRARLKDSLDQILSMDYDKTKVFVAVESKVFGIGVESCTVGSHEFYMNYASKNDILCLLDSGHYHPTEVVSDKISSMLLFFDKVALHVTRPVRWDSDHVVLFDDETKEIAKEIIRGGADRVLLALDFFDASINRLSAWIVGMRNMQKALLNALLLPNETLALLQKEREFTEQMMLQEELKLYPVGDVWNYFCEINGVPAKEDWFEEIRSYEKEVLLNRK